AATCGATGagtttattattttagttttaaagtTGCCCAAGTTCTGTACTGACTGGTGTATCCCATATGAGtttcaaatttatataaagGATAGGAAGCACATCCATGCTTTCTAAGCTAAGTCTTGTCTGAGTCTTACTTGCACTGTTTCGGCATGATATAAGCCCACTCCATGTTCTGGGATTATATCCGAGTCTGTACAGTacttgtattaaaaaaaaacctaataaGGTTACTGTGTTTATTAAGACCCCAAACATATTTGAATAACAAACCATTACCTCAAATACATACTGGAATCTTAACATTGTTAGAACACCTATTTAATCTTATTTAATGTAAGAGTACCTCTGATAATACTGTCTTTGGAGGTATTTTAGCTTGCATTGTAAGTACACTAAGTTATCATTCAGTATTCTATATGTGCAATTCTTGTGTGGGTTGACCGATGCTGTTATAACGGTCAATAGAAAAGGACAACACTGCCCCCTGATAAAAAGCAGACGATTGTGTTGATATGCTTTCGTAAAGGTGGTAAAAGGCTTATCCGATAAATAgagaaataaacatgttttgtGCTAAATTGTGTCTCGGTTATCATAATTCAAAAATCTGTTTAATGTTGTTGCGTTTTTTTCTCCTAGATTATAAATCGTcaatttttaatactgtacaaattaatattcatgttttattGGTTACTGTACTATGGTAGTCATGATAATTTTGGAAATGTAAACGTCTAAAAGACCAAGAAGCAGTTGAAGCTTGTGAACTCATTTCAGATAAGAAGAGAAACAAGACATGACAATCTGAATGTGTGTGAAGCAGTTTTACGATTGGAATGGGAAAATAGGAATAACATACGCTTTCCTGTCGACACTCAACAAATGAGGGAGATTCATAGAGCATCTCGAAACAACCGTTGTGTAACACAAACAGCTATGGCGAGACGTAATCACGACTGCAAAAACGAACTAACCACCAAACCGTTAATTCGCCACAGAGGTTTGAATCAAGAAATAGAAAAGTTGGTGGAAGGAACGATGCTGTCCACAACATCAACTGGTTATAGACAGTGATGGCCACTGCAACACAAATACATGCAATTGAATTGAAGATGACTTGCCTTACCCTGGCTCCATCATCCCCTTCTCAAGCTTTTGTCATTCCTTTCTGTGCCGTCCTAGTCCAAGTTGTTGGAGGAGACTCATACAAAATGTTGGCATGTAGCTACTTAGATCTCATTTATGACTAAACTTGAAtgagtggatatgtgcgctatataaatcttaaTATAGTACAGGTATTTCAATAGGCGTATAAgaatttacacaaaatagttaGCGTGGAAAACTTGCTTTATTACAAAACTGTGTCTGGTCCTGATATacaaataacttaattaaaaacGTGCATACTCTTTAGAagaaacaatataaaattaagTTCTTTACAAAACTGGAATgtattttgttaacatttagATAAATAGAATAAAGTATTAGTCTACCATAATTTCTCGATTAAGATAAAGATTTAATTAAGAACTGTACCCCACTATTGGGAACTCTACACTTTAATGTTAAGAATAGCAATGCATGTCATTTTCTTTTACTTTTGCACTAGGGTAATAATTGTGTACACATGCTATTGTGTGAGACAAAATCAACCAATTCTAATGTCACTGCCCGTGTTGTTATCGAATGTGTGCCAccttaaaaataaacaaatatgaaaTACTACTCGAAAATTAGGATTTTATTGACCTTTTTTAGTGAACATTTTTGAATTTTTATTCTTTTGGGGTTATTTGCTtgtaacctttgacctttttCGGTTTCCACTGTGCTTGTTTTGCATATGCTTTGAGTAGTTTCAGCCAATAGCATTGTACATCCTCCATACGTAGATGGTCCCAAATGAAGTCTCGTCCTCTGTTGAGAgaatattataacaatttggttacatgcattatttttctttagcTAATAGTTTTGAATAGTGTACAGAGCTTTTTTTCCttaaattatttacagtatCTGGCATTAttacattgttaaaaaaatcattcttctcagttaaataaattatctttaaaatatataaagccTTTTATACCTTTGAGTAATTTCTTGGACAACTTCGTCATTAGCTTTAGCAAATTCAATTAGCTCCctagaatataaaataatacgtTGTATCAAAAAGTAAATAGGTAGTCAGGTTTGTGGTAGTGTTGGGGCGGTACACCGTGCGTTTAATTAATAAGATGCATTTTGTTTCTCAATTACTATACATTAGTAAGGATAgttaataacacaattatacctTGCGTCTGATAGATCCTGTTTTACCGGTATATAATGTACCCATGGTTTCACCGCTGGATAGAAGAACTCCAACCACTCGTTACCAACATGAAAGACGAGAGAACTGCACAGAAACAGATGCTTAAACCGGAAACTAGCGGCTACACCACGGAAGTTGAAAAGGTACCTTGGGGGGGAAAAATAGAGAAAAGTTAACCTTTGATGGCAGTAAAAGACGAAAAACAGGTTGGCATTATCGCATTGATTGATTCAGTTAACAATAGTGATAGGGAAGGTGTCTGGGCGACATCTGGTAATAATGAGAGTGATATTAGTGACATCATCAATAGCGATTGTGGCTACGTacttatatttacaatgttctTCTAACGTTACTTCTTTGGCTGGTGGTAAATGTAAAGtgtcctgaaaaaaaaaaaacaattatgagGCATAgattatttatcaaattattggTTTTTAGTAATAGACTATGCTTGCtctacattattatataacacctaaataaattcctgtcatttgattggacgattgtgggtcacatggcgtgcactATTGAACGGTcatttaatagtactttttttcgtgtacgaaaattatttttttatactattgcCTCTTTTGTACTTCCGCCGCGAAATTGAATATTATGATTGGTATTGCGATGGGAATgcatttttacaaattttaaatgcCTCATttaaatataacctttcatcattcacctcatgccattatttatACACTCATAAACATGAATTATTATCACGTGACATTTAgtgtatagtaatattgtattgtattgtattgtattctgATTACAAATTTACATACAGCATCTGATTTCCAAGCTTGGTTCTTGGTGTAGAGAGCGTCTACAAGCTCTGGTTCCTTTTGCGACAACCTAACTAGAGGGTCACGCTCGGCACTTGTTCtgcaataataaattataagtGTCATCGGTTAGGACTATTGTAAACTAATTGTtgttcattatttgtatattaatgtaataattttcttttgtaCTTTATTCTGTTCTTACCTGGAGCCCCTGAAGAATGCTTTGGTCTCTTTCTTATCCCATGGCAGTCTCTTAGCTTctctaaaataaaagaaaaaaaggaaattcataTGTACGTAGACTCTGTAGTTCAAATACTTAACCTTTAAGTAAGATGTCATACTGTTTATCATGCAAATTTATTAGTCATTTTCGTTTGTATAATTAACACTGATTAAATGCCTTTATTAAGATTCATATACACATACTTGTCCAGAGATTCACGCAACAAATCCCATCTTCCTAATCCGGTTGGGAATATTGGCCACACCGCTGGACCACCTTCCCAGAATGTCCATGCTGGATACATTATGTCTGAATGTTGGTCATTAACCTGTGTGCCACAAACGTAATAGTTCATAATACAATTTCAAATGAAGTCTcacattttaattgaattagTGGTTGTGCGAGGagttttttcttgttttcagATTTATTTGGTTTAGCATACTTACTTTACTAAATGAAAGGACAGGTTTGGCATTTCCATACTTGGAACTCTGAGGCCAATCTCGTGGGTTTAGGATAAACTCCATGTCCGGAAGCTTTTTGATgatttttagaataaaatgcTCGACTCCGCTGCACCTGTTAATAAATGGACATCATAATGTGTAGTTTATTCTTCAAAAACACTTGACACCAAAATAtttaatcattatcatcattaaatCTGTACTATGTAGAATTTTGAGACGATGAAGCAATAGAATTAGGGTCAGAGGTTAGAGTTCACATACCTTGCAGGAAACATACATTTATCCTCACGGTACATCTTGTGGTTGATGATTTGATAGTGGGTGCCAAAAGCTTTCGCCTCTTCAAAATCTTTATTGGTAATGCCACCCTTTTCTTCCCAAACCTTCATGTCATTTTCAAGAACACTGTTGGAAAATAATAcaggaaaaaaaagaatttagaaGTACAAGGCCAAAACGGTTTTTTAGGGGTCGATGTTGGGTAAAATAAGACTGGGTGGAAAgctattaaaatattgatttaggCTGGTCACTGTTCCCTACCATCCTACCCTAAATGGCATGTACAGTCATCTTGATTGCAAGGCTCATAGCTTTCAACTGCACTAGCAATTGCTTTCAAATACGGTTTCCAACGAGCATctgtaaaaaatgaaaaaagcaTCTTAAAATAACAAAGCAggaaaaagtaataaataataaattgataaaatccTTGTTTAATTTCTGCattatttattaggcctagccctgGGCCTAGGCCtcatataaattatatactatataatatatatactatagGCTATAGTATCTGGCGGTAATGCACGATGtcgaaatttaaaacaaaatatttatgtgCGCACGGAAATAGGGACAAAACGACTTTTCTTTCTTCATTGGTCGCATCACAAAGCGTTTGGGTCCTGAATTATTAATGCTATTGTGACGTGTCCTTACGCcggtaaattatttttttccttaAACTTTGCTTTAACCCACTCACTTTCACTATATTTATCCTCAGTAGTTGTGTTGGGATCACAATCTTCATCTCCATTTTTACAAGTCTGACAATTAATTTGTAATGGTAACattaacagtaaaataaaagttaacaAATGCAGAAACCTCTCCATGTTTACAAAATTCTCCACGATGTGATTCCCAGGTCAATGTTTACGTCATCTTGGGTCGATTACGTCACTAACAGGCCTCCACCCATagaattacattttatatgaaAAAGGTGCTTAAAATCATTATaccagttaaaaataaaatactaaaatctatataaaaagtattaataaattagataaataatcaatatattatttggaatgtttattattaatcagaatcatttattaatattaaaattggaAGAACATTTAATGTTCCTGAGAgcgatttttcttttttcctgTTTAGTTTGTTGTCTTTTTCTTTTCTCAACACGTgcatttgttttgatttttgcCTTTTAACAAACagttaatttgataataaataagtgAATCAGCAAGTATTTATTCAGTGAATATAATCATCTTAATAGACCAGGGAACATCGTAATGCtgtttaaatgttatattgagTTTTATAAGATGTTTTACTGAGTTTTTATCGGCATGAATGATTCTCGGAGAATGCAGCAGCCAAGATAAGCCTCTCATCTTATCGTCTGCCAACTTGGCTGTTCTTGGAATTACTTCTCGGCTCGGCAACCACCACCACCAACGCCCCTGCTGGCATGGAAGACAGGAAGAAGGCGTCATAGCAAGAGCCTAGAGGTAAACTATAAAGACTGAAGATACACATTCCTATTACAAAAtaagtaatattataaataaatgttattttttaaaaattaataaaaggaAGTCTCAActgctaaaaaaaaaaccatttatgatgtaggcctagcctat
This DNA window, taken from Antedon mediterranea chromosome 9, ecAntMedi1.1, whole genome shotgun sequence, encodes the following:
- the LOC140059575 gene encoding protein O-glucosyltransferase 1-like — protein: MERFLHLLTFILLLMLPLQINCQTCKNGDEDCDPNTTTEDKYSENARWKPYLKAIASAVESYEPCNQDDCTCHLGVLENDMKVWEEKGGITNKDFEEAKAFGTHYQIINHKMYREDKCMFPARCSGVEHFILKIIKKLPDMEFILNPRDWPQSSKYGNAKPVLSFSKVNDQHSDIMYPAWTFWEGGPAVWPIFPTGLGRWDLLRESLDKEAKRLPWDKKETKAFFRGSRTSAERDPLVRLSQKEPELVDALYTKNQAWKSDADTLHLPPAKEVTLEEHCKYKYLFNFRGVAASFRFKHLFLCSSLVFHVGNEWLEFFYPAVKPWVHYIPVKQDLSDARELIEFAKANDEVVQEITQRGRDFIWDHLRMEDVQCYWLKLLKAYAKQAQWKPKKVKGYKQITPKE